One Natrinema marinum genomic window carries:
- a CDS encoding DUF4397 domain-containing protein has product MGVAGGLTAASASVLAGGEHEHDERSTKDESKDVGGAAVRVAHFSPDAPNVDVYVDGERVLADVAYGDVSPYLELTPGSYTVTITAAGDPETVAFEGEVTFGPAFYTVAAIGELGAGTFQPAVLLDAGSALVRLVHASPDAPAVDVYADGELVFEDVAFTDSTDYVPVPAGARTVSVRPAGGDEAVASFDVTLERGTASTAYAIGYLEPPTADAPAFTVKPTIDGPMADAAADDDC; this is encoded by the coding sequence ATGGGTGTCGCGGGCGGGCTGACTGCAGCGAGCGCTTCCGTGTTGGCCGGCGGTGAACACGAACACGACGAACGATCGACTAAAGACGAATCGAAAGACGTGGGCGGTGCGGCCGTCCGAGTCGCGCACTTCTCGCCGGACGCGCCGAACGTCGACGTATACGTCGACGGCGAGCGCGTGCTCGCCGACGTCGCCTACGGCGACGTCTCGCCGTACCTCGAGCTCACGCCGGGGAGCTACACCGTGACGATCACGGCCGCGGGCGATCCGGAGACGGTCGCGTTCGAGGGCGAGGTGACATTCGGTCCCGCCTTCTACACCGTCGCCGCGATCGGCGAACTCGGGGCCGGAACCTTCCAGCCGGCGGTCCTGCTCGACGCGGGCTCGGCGCTGGTTCGGCTCGTCCACGCCTCGCCGGACGCTCCCGCGGTCGACGTCTACGCCGACGGCGAGCTGGTCTTCGAAGACGTGGCGTTCACCGATTCGACCGATTACGTTCCGGTCCCGGCCGGCGCACGCACCGTCTCCGTCCGGCCGGCCGGCGGTGACGAAGCCGTCGCCTCCTTCGACGTGACCCTCGAGCGGGGCACCGCCTCCACCGCCTACGCGATCGGCTATCTCGAGCCACCGACCGCGGACGCTCCCGCGTTCACCGTCAAGCCGACGATCGACGGTCCGATGGCCGACGCCGCGGCGGACGACGACTGCTAA
- a CDS encoding SLC13 family permease, with protein sequence MIETGLPGGALVVFGLIATALVLFVSEVVPNDVTAIGIIVSLAALEPLTGVGHRAAISGFANTATVTIVAMYMLSAGIQQTGIVQRLGLSLATFTDGDETRALAATIGTTGPIAGFINNTPVVAVFVPMISDLAEQTGISPSKLLLPLSYAAILGGTLTLVGTSTNLLASEFAAELLGRGPIGMFEFTPLGLLILLVGLAYLMTVGRWLTPARIPVDADLVAEFDLEDHLTKVRVGADSAPVGCTVDELEARTAAKVRVLRLRRDGERSERDDEAEHVLRYDGDSTRARAVETGEASRDGQPRSDAELAAEPDADALTKHRETSETFVAAETDQRIREGDVLTVHGSLQAVNRFVENQGLRQLHRESVTEDTFDDATSEDLLARAVVPDASPYVGERLSETHLRDVYQLTVLAIRRDGELFRTDLADVRLAAGDLLLVQTVPSTLEYFTESGDLLVVDDAIDRLREDELEEIAPLSPKTPLALAIMAGVVGTAALGLVSIVIAALAGVFLMIVTGCLSTTDAYDAVSWNVVFLLAGVIPLGIALEATGGSQVIAGGLVATAEFLPLVAVLLLFTIVTGLLANVITPVATVVLMIPIAVDAAGTLGAEPFSFLLAVMFASATSFMTPVGYQTNLMVYGPGGYEFTDFVRVGGPLQLLLAVVTTVGIVLLWGV encoded by the coding sequence ATGATCGAGACGGGGCTTCCCGGGGGTGCGCTGGTGGTGTTCGGACTCATCGCCACCGCCCTCGTGCTATTCGTCTCCGAAGTCGTTCCGAACGACGTCACCGCGATCGGAATCATCGTCTCGCTGGCGGCGCTCGAGCCGCTGACGGGCGTCGGCCACCGGGCGGCGATCTCGGGGTTTGCCAACACCGCGACGGTGACGATCGTCGCGATGTACATGCTCAGTGCGGGCATTCAGCAAACCGGTATCGTCCAGCGGCTGGGTCTCTCGCTGGCCACATTCACGGACGGCGACGAGACGCGGGCGCTGGCGGCGACGATCGGAACGACCGGGCCGATCGCGGGGTTCATCAACAACACGCCCGTCGTCGCGGTGTTCGTCCCGATGATTTCTGACCTGGCCGAGCAGACCGGCATCTCGCCGTCGAAGTTGCTCTTGCCGCTCTCGTACGCCGCCATCCTCGGCGGTACTCTGACGCTCGTCGGGACGTCGACGAACTTACTCGCAAGCGAGTTTGCCGCCGAACTGCTCGGCCGCGGTCCGATCGGGATGTTCGAGTTTACGCCCCTCGGCCTGCTGATCCTGCTCGTCGGCCTCGCCTACCTCATGACCGTCGGCCGGTGGCTGACCCCAGCGCGGATCCCCGTCGACGCCGACCTCGTCGCCGAGTTCGACCTCGAGGACCACCTCACGAAGGTCCGCGTCGGGGCGGACTCGGCACCGGTCGGCTGTACGGTCGACGAACTCGAGGCCAGAACGGCGGCGAAGGTTCGCGTCCTCCGACTCCGTCGCGATGGCGAGCGCAGCGAACGGGACGACGAAGCCGAGCACGTGTTACGGTACGACGGAGACAGCACCCGCGCCCGTGCCGTAGAAACCGGCGAGGCGAGCCGCGACGGACAGCCTCGCTCCGACGCGGAACTCGCCGCGGAACCCGACGCTGACGCCCTCACGAAGCACCGCGAGACGAGCGAGACGTTCGTCGCGGCCGAGACGGACCAGCGGATCCGGGAGGGCGACGTGTTGACGGTCCATGGCAGCCTGCAGGCGGTCAATCGGTTCGTCGAGAACCAGGGACTGCGTCAGCTACACCGGGAGTCGGTGACCGAAGACACGTTCGACGACGCCACCAGCGAGGACCTGCTCGCCAGGGCCGTCGTTCCCGACGCCTCTCCGTACGTGGGCGAGCGACTGTCCGAGACGCACCTGCGGGACGTGTACCAGCTCACCGTGCTCGCGATCCGCCGCGACGGCGAGCTGTTTCGGACCGATCTCGCGGACGTGCGGCTCGCGGCCGGCGACCTCCTGCTGGTCCAGACAGTCCCCAGCACGCTCGAGTACTTCACCGAGAGCGGCGATCTCCTCGTCGTGGACGACGCCATCGATCGGCTCCGCGAGGACGAACTCGAGGAGATCGCGCCGCTGTCGCCGAAGACACCGCTCGCGCTCGCGATCATGGCCGGCGTGGTCGGGACCGCCGCGCTCGGCCTCGTCTCGATCGTCATCGCGGCGCTGGCCGGCGTCTTCCTCATGATCGTGACCGGCTGTCTGTCGACGACCGACGCTTACGACGCCGTCTCGTGGAACGTCGTCTTCCTGCTCGCGGGCGTGATCCCTCTGGGGATCGCCCTCGAGGCGACCGGCGGCTCGCAGGTTATCGCGGGCGGGCTGGTTGCGACGGCCGAGTTCCTCCCGCTCGTGGCAGTCTTGCTGCTGTTTACGATCGTGACGGGACTGCTCGCGAACGTCATCACGCCCGTCGCGACGGTGGTGTTGATGATCCCCATCGCGGTCGACGCTGCGGGAACTCTCGGTGCGGAGCCGTTTTCCTTCCTCCTGGCGGTGATGTTCGCCTCCGCGACCTCGTTTATGACGCCGGTGGGCTACCAGACGAACCTGATGGTCTACGGTCCCGGCGGCTACGAGTTCACCGATTTCGTGCGGGTCGGCGGACCGCTGCAGTTGCTACTCGCCGTCGTCACGACGGTCGGGATCGTCCTCCTCTGGGGAGTCTAA
- a CDS encoding DUF7553 family protein: MTEHLQQARDDLEQAEKSADDSDIREDIRETADAFADYAMGDTEPDHALVDERLNTLRQIKERSDGTTEDKVESAIESVEEYREGIEQA; encoded by the coding sequence ATGACGGAGCACCTCCAACAGGCGCGAGACGACCTCGAGCAGGCGGAGAAATCCGCCGACGACAGCGACATTCGCGAGGACATCCGCGAGACGGCGGACGCGTTCGCCGACTACGCGATGGGCGATACCGAGCCGGACCACGCCCTCGTAGACGAGCGGCTCAACACGCTCCGACAAATCAAGGAGCGATCGGACGGTACCACCGAGGACAAAGTCGAGTCGGCGATCGAGTCAGTCGAGGAGTACCGCGAAGGTATCGAACAGGCCTGA
- a CDS encoding MutS-related protein, with protein MDLESIPGVGEKTARALAELDDPERALRAGDVAAIAAAPGITQGRAARIARGAIRLEHDDPGGFLATDRAREVYRQVLGLLKERTVTDYAAQRLETIYPSPKRSRIEEVQAFAAAAVEREPSPEVLGALEGVEPLREPGDVKVRERCLATTDAERYSEAREAIPELSVEIVEDAQGLAELARGYSTVIALDESFAGVTLEGDVQVRPDALETPAEVVPERPLAFFARNRDRLRAAAAVHRAADLEPPCDLEALEDGLSRLAEDGTVAGDDELDRLTTAVDDLDAAAGTAENVANDRLREAIREQDVTIEGADLLSLVERGAGVDSLLSRELADEYAEAVAAARDHLVDALDLDQGEAEIARRAFGDEPTFPVERDEDAVGRLREELTAAKERRAGRLKRELAADLADQREGARQLVRDALELDVELAVARFAREFECTMPEFAGSTADVGFDIEGGRSPLLDEPLEAIDPVDYAVSGVALLSGVNSGGKTSMLDLVASVVVLAHMGLPVPGERVRLRRFDDLHYHAKTQGTLDAGAFESTVREFADLAQGGEGSLVLVDELESITEPGASAKIIAGILEALSDNAATAVFVSHLAGEIREMADFDVTVDGIEAVGLVDGELEVNRSPVKDHLARSTPELIVEKLADESRAATNGGVHSSGEGGSEPLFYDRLLEKFD; from the coding sequence ATGGACCTCGAGTCGATTCCGGGCGTCGGCGAGAAGACGGCCCGAGCGCTGGCCGAACTCGACGATCCCGAACGCGCGCTCCGGGCGGGCGACGTGGCGGCGATCGCGGCCGCGCCGGGGATCACCCAGGGCCGGGCCGCCCGCATCGCGCGAGGGGCGATCCGGCTCGAGCACGACGATCCCGGCGGCTTTCTGGCGACCGACCGTGCGCGAGAGGTCTACCGGCAGGTGCTGGGCCTGCTCAAGGAGCGCACCGTCACCGACTACGCCGCCCAGCGCCTCGAGACGATCTATCCGAGCCCGAAGCGCTCGCGCATCGAGGAGGTCCAGGCGTTCGCGGCCGCGGCCGTAGAGCGCGAGCCGAGCCCGGAGGTTCTCGGAGCACTCGAGGGCGTCGAACCCCTCCGAGAGCCCGGCGACGTGAAAGTCCGCGAGCGCTGTCTGGCGACGACCGACGCCGAACGCTACTCGGAGGCGCGCGAGGCGATCCCGGAGCTCTCCGTCGAAATCGTCGAGGACGCCCAAGGGCTGGCCGAACTCGCGCGGGGGTATTCGACGGTGATCGCCCTCGACGAGTCCTTCGCGGGCGTCACGCTCGAGGGCGACGTGCAGGTTCGCCCGGACGCCCTCGAGACGCCGGCCGAGGTCGTCCCCGAGCGACCGCTGGCCTTCTTCGCGCGCAACCGGGACCGCCTGCGGGCGGCCGCCGCGGTCCACCGGGCCGCCGACCTCGAGCCGCCCTGTGATCTCGAGGCGCTCGAGGACGGCCTCTCGCGGCTGGCCGAGGACGGCACGGTCGCGGGCGACGACGAACTCGACCGGCTGACGACGGCGGTCGACGACCTCGACGCGGCGGCGGGCACGGCCGAAAACGTCGCCAACGACCGATTGCGGGAGGCGATCCGCGAACAAGACGTGACGATCGAGGGCGCGGACCTGCTCTCGCTGGTCGAGCGCGGGGCCGGCGTCGACTCCCTGCTCTCGCGGGAACTCGCCGACGAGTACGCGGAGGCGGTCGCGGCCGCCCGCGACCACCTCGTCGACGCGCTCGACTTGGATCAGGGCGAAGCCGAGATCGCCCGGCGGGCGTTCGGCGACGAGCCGACGTTTCCCGTCGAGCGCGACGAGGACGCCGTCGGGCGGCTGCGCGAGGAGCTGACGGCCGCGAAGGAGCGCCGCGCCGGCCGACTCAAGCGCGAGCTCGCGGCCGATCTGGCCGACCAGCGCGAGGGCGCTCGCCAGCTCGTCCGGGACGCCCTCGAGTTAGACGTCGAACTCGCCGTCGCCAGATTCGCCCGGGAGTTCGAGTGTACGATGCCGGAGTTCGCGGGGTCCACGGCCGACGTGGGGTTCGACATCGAGGGCGGCCGCTCGCCGCTGCTCGACGAGCCCCTCGAGGCGATCGACCCCGTCGACTACGCCGTCTCCGGCGTGGCACTGCTCTCGGGGGTCAACAGCGGCGGGAAGACCTCCATGCTGGATCTAGTCGCGAGCGTGGTGGTGCTGGCTCACATGGGGCTGCCCGTCCCCGGCGAGCGCGTCCGATTGCGGCGGTTCGACGACCTGCACTACCACGCGAAGACGCAGGGGACGCTGGACGCCGGGGCCTTCGAGTCGACCGTCCGCGAGTTCGCCGACCTCGCACAGGGTGGCGAGGGCTCGCTGGTGTTGGTCGACGAACTCGAGAGCATCACCGAGCCCGGGGCGTCGGCGAAGATCATCGCCGGCATCTTGGAGGCGCTGTCGGACAACGCCGCGACGGCGGTGTTCGTCTCGCATCTCGCGGGCGAGATCCGCGAGATGGCCGACTTCGACGTGACCGTCGACGGCATCGAGGCCGTGGGGCTGGTCGACGGCGAACTCGAGGTGAACCGCTCGCCGGTCAAAGACCACCTCGCGCGGTCGACGCCGGAACTGATCGTCGAGAAACTGGCCGACGAGTCGCGGGCGGCGACGAACGGGGGTGTACACTCGTCGGGCGAGGGTGGGTCCGAACCGCTGTTTTACGACCGGCTGCTCGAGAAGTTCGACTGA
- a CDS encoding multicopper oxidase family protein has product MTEYGLDRRRFMKAGTALGMAGVLPWNTVAASESTPELEKFVQPMPIPDVLEPDGWWRGGDYYEIPMEEVEKKVHPDLPPTTMWGFDGQVPGPVIKSHRYERINVRYDNSALPEEHIFEVDDMIHGTSPEDYEGYDGAVPEVRTSIHQHGLNVERSSDGQARAWDAPDGTKGPQFVKHVHELPNRQERMIGTYHDHALGVSRLNNYAGLHGFYFIEGWEEKRLNLPRGEYDVPIMLEDRAFEEDGSLHYPDSFVPNFAGDTAFINGAVWPYMEVEPRRYRFRLVNQSNGRTFAIALENEDGHDAPAMHQIAPGHGFLEDVVSIGHEGDLEELIISPYERAEVVVDFSEYAGETLTMTNDAAFPYAGPHGGHDGGHGDGDMDMGGDGGMDMGGDGGMDMGGDKHFPDIPELMQFRVADSVSEPDRSAEPAELDLPSWHGPNENAVKETRQMTLGMRMKMNEPDLHVLNGKASFEGGEHAKPQLGSTEIWELENTGHHSHPIHLHLVNFEIIGRGPDGTHEPAPNERGPKDIVRVDPGETARILVKFENYTGKYPWHCHVLEHEEHAMMRQFEVVGGKGRGRNRGRRDRDRGRRDRDRGRRDRDRDRGDRDRDRDRDRGWRDRWEDQDWNHGNGWGRDDEDDDDDWGW; this is encoded by the coding sequence ATGACAGAATACGGATTGGACCGGCGGCGGTTCATGAAGGCGGGGACCGCCCTCGGTATGGCGGGGGTACTACCCTGGAATACCGTGGCGGCCTCGGAATCCACCCCGGAGCTCGAGAAGTTCGTCCAGCCCATGCCGATTCCGGACGTTCTGGAGCCGGACGGCTGGTGGCGCGGCGGGGACTATTACGAGATCCCGATGGAGGAAGTCGAGAAGAAGGTCCACCCGGATCTTCCGCCGACGACGATGTGGGGCTTCGACGGACAGGTCCCCGGCCCGGTCATCAAGTCACACCGCTACGAGCGGATCAACGTCCGCTACGACAACAGCGCCCTTCCCGAGGAGCACATCTTCGAGGTCGACGACATGATCCACGGGACTTCTCCCGAGGACTACGAGGGCTACGACGGCGCCGTCCCGGAAGTCCGCACGTCGATCCACCAGCACGGCCTCAACGTCGAGCGCTCGAGCGACGGGCAGGCCCGCGCGTGGGACGCCCCGGACGGGACGAAGGGGCCGCAGTTCGTCAAACACGTCCACGAACTGCCCAACCGCCAGGAGCGGATGATCGGGACGTACCACGACCATGCGCTCGGGGTCAGCCGTCTCAACAATTACGCCGGCCTGCACGGCTTCTATTTCATCGAGGGCTGGGAGGAAAAGCGACTGAACCTCCCGCGCGGCGAGTACGACGTGCCGATCATGCTCGAGGACCGTGCGTTCGAGGAGGACGGGTCGCTCCACTATCCCGACTCGTTCGTCCCGAACTTCGCAGGCGACACCGCGTTCATCAACGGCGCAGTGTGGCCGTACATGGAGGTCGAGCCCCGCCGCTACCGGTTCCGGCTGGTCAACCAGTCTAACGGTCGCACGTTCGCCATCGCGCTGGAAAACGAGGACGGCCACGACGCCCCCGCGATGCACCAGATCGCGCCCGGCCACGGCTTCCTCGAAGACGTCGTCTCCATCGGCCACGAGGGCGACCTCGAGGAGTTGATCATCTCGCCGTACGAGCGCGCCGAGGTCGTCGTCGACTTCTCGGAGTACGCCGGCGAGACGCTCACCATGACCAACGACGCCGCGTTCCCGTACGCGGGGCCACACGGCGGCCACGACGGCGGCCACGGCGACGGCGACATGGACATGGGCGGCGACGGCGGCATGGACATGGGTGGCGACGGTGGCATGGATATGGGCGGCGACAAGCATTTCCCCGACATTCCGGAACTCATGCAGTTCCGCGTCGCCGACTCCGTCAGCGAGCCGGATCGGAGCGCCGAGCCCGCCGAACTGGACCTGCCGAGCTGGCACGGACCCAACGAGAACGCCGTCAAAGAAACGCGCCAGATGACGCTGGGGATGCGGATGAAGATGAACGAGCCCGATCTGCACGTCCTCAACGGGAAGGCGTCCTTCGAGGGCGGCGAGCATGCCAAGCCCCAACTCGGCTCGACCGAAATCTGGGAGCTCGAGAACACCGGTCATCACTCCCACCCGATCCACCTGCACCTCGTCAACTTCGAGATCATCGGACGCGGCCCCGACGGGACCCACGAGCCCGCACCGAACGAGCGCGGGCCGAAAGACATCGTCCGCGTCGATCCGGGCGAGACCGCTCGCATCCTCGTGAAATTCGAGAACTACACCGGCAAGTATCCGTGGCACTGCCACGTCTTAGAGCACGAAGAACACGCGATGATGCGCCAGTTCGAGGTCGTCGGCGGGAAGGGCCGCGGACGGAACCGGGGCCGACGCGACCGGGACCGCGGGCGACGCGACCGGGACCGAGGGCGACGCGACCGGGACCGGGACCGCGGTGACCGAGATCGAGATCGGGACCGCGACCGAGGCTGGCGCGACCGCTGGGAAGACCAAGACTGGAATCACGGAAACGGCTGGGGCCGAGACGACGAGGACGACGATGACGACTGGGGCTGGTAA
- the uvrB gene encoding excinuclease ABC subunit UvrB, whose amino-acid sequence MSDAQGPLQPDRPDVDRSFEVDAPFEPAGDQPEAIEELVDGFRQGMDKQTLLGVTGSGKTNTVSWVVEEIEKPTLVIAHNKTLAAQLYEEFRNLFPDNAVEYFVSYYDYYQPEAYVEQTDTYIDKDASINDEIDRLRHSATRSLLTREDVIVVASVSAIYGLGDPRNYVDMSLRLEVGEEIGRDELLAQLVDLNYERNDVDFTQGTFRVRGDTIEIYPMYGRYAVRVELWGDEIDRMIKVDPLEGETKNEQQAVLVHPAEHYSIPETTLEQAMDEIRDDLDSRISYFERKGDLIAAQRIEERTTFDLEMMQETGYCSGIENYSVYLSDRESGEAPYTLLDYFPDDFLTVVDESHVTLPQIRGQYAGDKSRKDSLVENGFRLPTAYDNRPLTFEEFEEKTDQTLYVSATPSDYEYEESEQVVEQIVRPTHLVDPKVEVSDATGQVDDLMDRIDERIARDERTLVTTLTKRMAEDLTEYLEESGVDVAYMHDETDTLERHEIIRSLRLGEIDVLVGINLLREGLDIPEVSLVAILDADQEGFLRSETTLVQTMGRAARNVNGEVVLYADEPSSAMESAIEETQRRREIQQEFNEEHGHEPTTIEKEVGETNLPGSKTDTTEVSGRTLEDEDDAARYVDELEDRMQEAASNLEFELAADIRDRIREVREEFDLDGGEDDGIAPPAEEF is encoded by the coding sequence ATGAGCGACGCACAAGGTCCCCTCCAGCCGGACCGGCCGGACGTCGATCGGTCGTTCGAGGTCGACGCGCCCTTCGAGCCCGCGGGCGACCAGCCCGAGGCGATCGAGGAACTGGTCGACGGCTTCCGGCAGGGAATGGACAAACAGACCCTGCTGGGCGTGACCGGCTCGGGGAAGACCAACACCGTCTCGTGGGTCGTCGAGGAGATCGAGAAGCCGACGCTGGTGATCGCCCACAACAAGACGCTGGCGGCCCAGCTCTACGAGGAGTTCCGGAACCTCTTCCCGGACAACGCCGTCGAGTACTTCGTCTCCTACTACGACTACTACCAACCCGAGGCCTACGTCGAGCAGACCGACACCTACATCGACAAGGACGCCTCGATCAACGACGAGATCGACCGACTGCGCCACTCCGCGACCCGGTCGCTGCTGACTCGCGAGGATGTCATCGTCGTCGCGAGCGTCTCGGCGATCTACGGCCTCGGTGACCCGCGCAACTACGTCGATATGTCGTTGCGACTCGAGGTCGGCGAGGAGATCGGCCGCGACGAACTCCTGGCCCAACTCGTGGATCTGAACTACGAGCGCAACGACGTCGACTTCACGCAGGGCACATTCCGCGTCCGGGGCGACACCATCGAGATCTACCCGATGTACGGCCGGTATGCCGTTCGCGTCGAACTCTGGGGCGACGAGATCGACCGCATGATCAAGGTCGACCCGCTCGAGGGGGAGACGAAAAACGAACAGCAGGCCGTCCTCGTCCACCCCGCGGAGCACTACTCCATTCCGGAGACGACCCTCGAGCAGGCGATGGACGAGATCCGCGACGATCTGGACTCGCGGATTTCCTACTTCGAGCGCAAAGGCGACCTGATCGCGGCCCAGCGCATCGAGGAGCGGACGACGTTCGACCTCGAGATGATGCAGGAGACGGGCTACTGTTCGGGGATCGAGAACTACTCGGTCTACCTCTCCGATCGAGAGTCCGGCGAGGCACCATACACGCTGCTCGACTACTTCCCCGACGACTTCCTGACCGTGGTCGACGAGTCCCACGTCACTCTCCCCCAGATCCGGGGCCAGTACGCCGGCGACAAGTCCCGCAAGGACTCGCTGGTCGAGAACGGCTTCCGGCTCCCCACCGCGTACGACAACCGGCCGCTGACCTTCGAGGAGTTCGAGGAGAAAACGGACCAGACGCTGTACGTCTCCGCGACGCCGAGCGACTACGAGTACGAGGAAAGCGAGCAGGTGGTCGAACAGATCGTCCGGCCCACCCACCTCGTCGACCCAAAAGTCGAGGTCTCGGACGCGACGGGACAGGTCGACGACCTCATGGACCGCATCGACGAGCGCATCGCGCGCGACGAGCGCACCCTCGTGACGACGCTCACGAAGCGGATGGCCGAAGACCTGACCGAGTATCTCGAGGAATCGGGCGTCGACGTGGCCTACATGCACGACGAGACCGATACCTTAGAGCGCCACGAGATCATCCGCTCCCTGCGACTGGGCGAGATCGACGTGCTCGTCGGGATCAACCTCTTGCGGGAGGGGCTGGACATCCCCGAGGTCTCGCTCGTGGCGATTCTCGACGCCGACCAGGAGGGATTCCTCCGCTCGGAGACGACGCTCGTCCAGACGATGGGTCGCGCGGCGCGAAACGTCAACGGCGAGGTCGTCCTCTACGCCGACGAGCCCTCGAGCGCGATGGAGTCCGCCATCGAGGAAACGCAGCGCCGCCGCGAGATCCAACAGGAGTTCAACGAAGAGCACGGCCACGAGCCGACGACGATCGAGAAGGAGGTCGGCGAGACGAACCTTCCGGGGAGCAAGACCGACACCACCGAGGTCTCCGGTCGCACGCTCGAGGACGAAGACGACGCCGCGCGGTACGTCGACGAACTCGAGGATCGGATGCAGGAGGCCGCGAGCAACCTCGAGTTCGAGTTAGCGGCCGATATCCGTGATCGGATTCGGGAAGTGCGCGAGGAGTTCGACCTCGACGGTGGCGAGGACGATGGGATCGCGCCGCCGGCCGAGGAGTTCTGA
- a CDS encoding DUF1059 domain-containing protein, which yields MPYEFECPRDGCSFELRCDADHEAARLARAHTRVAHRNRIAPADLERWLERIEAA from the coding sequence ATGCCATACGAGTTCGAGTGCCCCAGGGACGGCTGTTCGTTCGAACTGCGCTGTGACGCCGACCACGAGGCGGCGCGACTCGCGCGGGCTCACACGCGAGTCGCCCACCGCAATCGGATCGCCCCGGCCGACCTCGAGCGATGGCTCGAGCGGATCGAGGCCGCCTGA
- a CDS encoding ORC1-type DNA replication protein — protein MGDDPDGGMLSWDESVFKNEHVFEIDYVPETFKHREGQTQGLTYALRPAVRGSRPLNVMVRGPPGTGKTTAIQKLFDEVGAQTSDVRTIRVNCQVNATRYSVFSRLFEGTFDYEPPSSGISFKKLFGQIAEKLVEEDRVLVVALDDVNYLFYENEASDTLYSLLRAHEEYPGAKIGVIVVSSDPALDVIDELDSRVQSVFRPEDVYFPVYDQPEIADILAERVERGFHDGVISRETLEYVAELTADSGDLRVGIDLLRRAGLNAEMRASRTVERQDVEEAYEKSKYINLSRSLSGLTDTERTLLEVIAEHDGDQAGEVYEVFHERSELGYTRYSEIVNKLDQLGLIDADYADVDGRGRSRSLSLSYEKDAVLDRLE, from the coding sequence ATGGGAGACGACCCCGACGGGGGGATGTTGTCGTGGGACGAATCCGTGTTCAAAAACGAGCACGTCTTCGAAATCGACTACGTCCCCGAGACGTTCAAGCACCGCGAGGGCCAGACCCAGGGCCTGACGTACGCGCTGCGCCCGGCGGTGCGGGGGTCGCGGCCGCTGAACGTCATGGTCCGGGGGCCGCCGGGCACCGGGAAGACGACGGCGATCCAGAAGCTGTTCGACGAGGTTGGAGCACAGACGAGCGACGTGCGGACGATCCGGGTCAACTGTCAGGTCAACGCGACCCGGTACTCGGTGTTCTCGCGACTGTTCGAGGGCACGTTCGACTACGAACCGCCCTCGTCGGGTATCTCCTTCAAGAAGCTGTTCGGCCAGATCGCCGAGAAGCTCGTCGAGGAGGACCGAGTACTGGTCGTCGCTCTGGACGATGTCAACTACCTCTTCTACGAGAACGAGGCCTCCGATACCCTGTACTCGCTGCTTCGGGCCCACGAGGAGTATCCCGGCGCGAAGATCGGCGTCATCGTGGTCTCCTCCGATCCCGCGCTCGACGTGATCGACGAACTCGACTCGCGGGTGCAGAGCGTCTTCCGCCCGGAAGACGTCTACTTCCCGGTGTACGACCAGCCCGAGATCGCCGACATCCTCGCCGAACGAGTCGAGCGGGGCTTTCACGACGGCGTCATCTCGCGGGAGACCCTCGAGTACGTCGCCGAACTCACCGCCGACAGCGGCGACCTCCGGGTCGGCATCGACTTGCTCCGCCGGGCCGGGCTCAACGCCGAAATGCGGGCCAGCCGAACCGTCGAGCGCCAAGACGTCGAGGAGGCCTACGAGAAGTCCAAATACATCAACCTCTCGCGGTCGCTGTCCGGGCTGACCGACACCGAGCGGACCTTGCTCGAGGTGATCGCCGAGCACGACGGCGACCAGGCCGGCGAGGTCTACGAGGTCTTTCACGAGCGGTCCGAGCTGGGCTACACGCGCTACTCCGAGATCGTCAACAAGCTCGACCAGCTGGGCCTGATCGACGCCGACTACGCCGATGTCGACGGGCGGGGCCGATCGCGCTCGCTCTCGCTGTCCTACGAGAAAGACGCGGTGCTGGATCGGCTCGAGTGA